TTTCTGGGCGGTGAGGGCTTTGGCATGTACATCCTGGCAATGAGCACCTCCTATGTGATGCCGCTGTTCCTTCTTGCGGCAATGGCAGTCAATTATATCTTCTTTAACCTCCTGAAGGCGCCGACACGTGCAGGCAGAAAAATGCTCGATGAGATAGAAGGCTTCAAGCGGTTTCTTGCTGCAACGGAACAGGACAGACTGAATACCATGCACCCTGCAGACCGCACCCCTCAGCTGTTCGAAAAATTCCTGCCCTATGCCCTTGCACTGGATGTTGAGCAGCAGTGGGCAGAGCAGTTCTCGGGGGTCATAGACAAGGCCTCTGCTGCCGGCGGGACAGGTCAGTATCGTCCTGTCTGGTATTCCGGCTCTTCGGCGGGGTCTTTTGGCGCAGCAGCCTTTGCCTCTTCTCTTGGCGACTCGTTCTCTCATGCGATATCGTCGTCATCAACAGCCCCGGGTTCAAGTTCCGGCAGTGGCGGCGGCGGTTCTTCAGGCGGCGGTGGCGGCGGAGGAGGAGGGGGCGGATGGTAGGCCTAAAGGTGTTGTCCGCAAGATAAGCGAGCGAACTATCGTCAGATCGTGAACGAAACTTCCTGCCTGTTAAACGGGCACTGAAATCTCAGGGATACTGCTGTAAGCTTCATCCCTTCTTTGTTCTTGTTCCCTCTGCCGTATTTCGGGTCACCGATCACCGGAAAGCCTGTCATCTCGAAGTGGCGGCGGATCTGATGCAGACGGCCTGTGCGGATGAAGGCAGAAACGAGCGTGCTGTTCTGCTGCGGATCGTATGATATCACCTCATATTCTGTGACAGCTTCTTTATTGTCAAGCGGCAGATTGATGACACCCTTATTGCCCTGCGTCTCAAGATTTCCGAGGACCTCAACGCGGTATTCCTTGGTGATCAGCTTTTTCTGGAAGAGCTCGGAAAACCGCGCTGCAGCTTCCCTGCTGTGTGCAATGATCATGATGCCGTCTGCCTCCCTGTCCAGGCGGTGCACCAGAAAGACCTGCCTCAGCGTCTGAAAATGGAGTTCTGCCTGCCTCAGGAGCGAACAATGGTCGCCGAACATGGTGCCCTGGGCCATGAGGCCTGACGGCTTGAACCATACGCTGTAATATCCCTGATCGCTCACCAGCCTTGGCTCCGGCGGCTTGAGCGAAAGCAGCTTCTCGTCATAATGTATCTCAACATGGTCGTGGGGCGAGAGCACGGTCGTTGCCTTCCTGAGACGCTTCATGCTGCCTTTTCGTTTTACCCAGACAGCGCCTTTGGTCATCGCATCCTTGATCCTGCTCTTCGAAAGTCCGGTCCTGAGCGCAAGGATATCTGCTGCCTGAGACGGCGGGTTCGTGCCTGTTGTCTTGATAACTATCTTTTCCATCGTCTTCGTATTATAAAGGGAATAAGCAGATAAAGGGGGCAGGGGGAGTTATGAAGCCCCGGTAATTGATGGGCTGCCTTTAGGGATGATTGTCTTTTCCCTGGATTTTATTGTACGCTGTACTTCACAGAAGAGCTTGTAACAACAGAGGATCCGCCGTCTATGACTGTTTTATATCAAGAATATTTCGGACTGAAAGAACCGCCGTTTTCGATCGCTCCTGACCCCCGTTATCTGTTCATGAGTGAACAGCACCGGGAGGCGCTGGCACACCTTACCTTTGGCATCCGAAGCGACGGCGGATTTATTCTCCTGACCGGCGATGTCGGCACGGGAAAGACCACGGTATCGCGCTGTCTTCTCGACCAGATGCCGCCTGACACGCATATCGCTTTTGTGCTCAACCCAAGGCTGTCGGTAGAGGAACTGCTTGCCGTGGTCTGTGATGAGCTCCGCATCCCGTATCCTGAAGGCGCGGTAAGCAACAAAGTGTTCATTGACCGCATCAATGATTTTCTGCTTGCCTCCTGTGCAAAGGGTCATAAGACCGTGCTGATCATGGAAGAGGCCCAGAACCTCAGCCCTGATGTGCTGGAGCAGGTGCGGCTGCTTACGAACCTGGAGACGAATCAGTATAAACTGCTCCAGATCATCCTGCTGGGGCAGCCTGAGCTGAAGGAAATGCTGGCACGACCGGGCATGAGCCAGCTGGAGCAGAGGATCACTGCCCGGTATCACCTCGGGCCTCTTTCAAAAAATGATGTGAAAGATTATGTCGTGCATCGCCTTGCCATTGGCGGTGTTGACCGTCAGCTGTTCCCTCCGTCGCTCATGCCAATGCTCTATCAGCTGAGCCGCGGCGTGCCGCGGTTGATCAACCTGATCTGTGACCGCTCATTGCTTGGTGCGTATGTTCAGGGCAAAGACAAGATTGACAGGGCCACGTTAAAGAAGGCGGCTCAGGAGGTTTTTGGAAGGGTTGAAGAGGGTGGGCCGCGCCTTAAGGTCATCGGCCGGATTGTTGCAGGCATAGTTCTGTTTGCTGCGGTGGCTGCGGTCGCAGCGTTTTCGTATCAGCAGGTCTTCTTTCAGCCTGAGCCTCAGCCGGTCAGGGAAGTTCAGATCCAGGAAAAGCCGCAGCCGGCGCCCCCTGTCACTATTCAGTGGCCGCCTGGGCAGCCCCTTGACCGAAGCGAAGAGATGGCATATCAGGAACTGTTCAGACAGTGGGGTTCTTCCTATAAGGTCGTTGGGATGAAGGCTGTCTGCAGACAGGCGGCAAGTGAAGGACTGCAGTGTCTTAAGGGCTTAAGCGATCTAAAACGGCTGATAGAACTGAACAGACCTTCTGTCCTTAAGCTTTTTGATGATAAGGGGAACAGTTTTTATGCCCTGCTCAGATCTGTGCGCGGGCAGAACGCTACGCTCCATCTTGCTGACCGCGATCTGACCGTCGATGTCAGGGAGCTTGAGAAGAAATGGCTTGGTGAATATGTCCTGTTCTGGAAGGTCCCGCCTTCGTGGCGCGGTGAGATCCGGCCCGGAGAGACCGGCCGGCATCTGCAGTGGTTTACAGCGCTCATGGCGAAAAAAACAGGAGACAGCCGTTTTGCCCTGAAGAGGACCTATGACGAAGAGATCGTGAATGAGATAAAACGCTTCCAGCTTGAGGAAGGCCTTGTGCCTGATGGTGTTGTCGGCTCGCAGACCGTGATCCATCTGCATTCCCGCTATGGTGAAGGGGAGCCTCTTCTCAGCAGGGGCAGCGAAGGGATCTGACCATGTCCTATATCCTGGATGCACTCAAGAAGCTCGAAAAAGAACGGAGGAGGGGGCTGATCCCGGGCCTCAGTGAACAGGACTCTGTGGTGGATTATTCCCAGCGAAGGGCTGTATGGCCGTATCTTCTTGCCTCATTTCTTCTTCTCGGTGCAGGCGTAATGATCGCGTGGTTCGTCCTGGCACCGTCAAAAGAGAGAGCTCACCGGGATACGGCAAAGACTGTAAGAACAGTCAGTCAGGACCTGCCGAAGAAGACGGACACTGCCGCGGTTGTCCTGCCGCCGGCCCAGCCTGTGCCTGACGTCAGGAGCGAGATCAAAACGCCTGTCATAAAGAATGACAAGGTCCAGGAAAAACCGGAAAAAGTGGTTGCAGGAAAGAGCGACCTGAACAAAACACCTGTTGTTCCTGTAGAGCAGACCCCAATAAGCAGCAAGGAACAGGGAGCAGTGAGCGAACCGGCACAGACAGAGCCAAAAGGCGAAACTCCTGCGGAGCTTCCGGTCAGGGATAAGCTCTATAAGTTCTCTGAACTTCCGCCGTCAGTAAGGGACAGCCTCAAAAAGTTCTTTTCGATCACAGCCTATATGTATTCGTCCATCCCTGCAGAGCGCATGGTACGCATCAATGATCACATGATGCGGGAAGGACAGGTGCTGGACCCCGGCATCAGGATCGAAGAGATCACTGTTGACGGTGTGATCCTTTCGTATAAGAAGTTCCGCTTTTTTGTCAGCGTAAAGTAAGCTGCATGAGCAAATCTTAAGTGTATTGCAGAGTGTTCCGAAGGCTTTCGGGACCATGACAACCTGATTAATTGAATATCGCGTAAATGCAGATTCAGAAGAAAGCTTGCCAGCCTGCAAGCTTGCAGGCATTTCTATCTCTCTATTGTCCCTGCACGAAGCCGGGCATTCCTCTTCCGCCTGAGCAGCACATTCCTGACGAAAAAAGATGCGATGAAATAGAGGAAGAAATAGGCAAGGAACAGGAAGAACAGGTAGTATTCCGGCATTTCCAGCAGCGTGCCTGCAACAGCGATAGACGAAAATGCAGCAGACATGCAGAGCATGATCGCGACCGTCTGTCGTTTGCTGAACCCGAACTTCAGCAGCACATGATGCAGGTGTGTCTTGTCAGGATAGAAAGGGCTCCTGCCTTTTATCAGCCGCTTGGTCATGACGGTCAACGTGTCAACAATAGGAACTGTAAGGATCAGCAGGGGCGCCACAGGCCGGGCTATGCTGTTCTGCTCCTGCGTCAGGGCAATAGATACAAAGGCAGCAGAGAAGCCCAGGAAGAGGCTTCCCGCATCTCCCATAAAAAGGCGGGAGGGATGCCAGTTGTATCTCATGAAGGCCGCGAGCGCGCCTGAAATAGCCATGCAGAGCAGCATGAGATCCCGGTGATGGTCGATATACCCGAGATAAGCGAATGAGATAAAGGCTATGAGCGATACGCCTCCTGCAAGACCGTCAACGCCGTCGATCATGTTCATTGCATTGATCACTCCCACAAAACCGATCACGGTCATCGGCAGTGACAGGGCAGGGAAGTCGATATCCCCGAGATGAAGCAGATCACCAAACGTATGAAGAGAAACATTATTGCTGAAGTATACGACCAGGACAGCCGACAATATCTGGGCAGCGAACTTCATCCTGTGATGCACTTCCCTGAAATCATCGAAAAAGCCTATCACCACAAGCAGGATCGCGCCGGCATAATAGCCCCTCATGTGGGTGAGTGGCAGAAAAAGAAGGCAGCCGAAGGCAACACCCAGAGACATGCCAAGGCCCCCGACCAGCGGCTTGGCAACAGCATGCATCTTGCGGCGGTTCGGAAGGTCGACCAGTCCCACCTCAGCGGCAAGGCGGGCGAACCTCGGCAGTATGAACATGGTGACAGCGCACGGTATCAGAAATATCAACAGCTCGGTAAGTATCGCGGGCATCTCCACTCCAGGATTTTTCTATTCTATGAATAACATCCCGAAAAAACAAGCATTATGGCCTGCTGTCAAGCATTGCGAGGATCTCGGCTGTCTTGTCACGCATCAGCAGTTCATCCCCTCTGGATTCGACATTTAAGCGGACAACCGGCTCTGTGTTTGAACTTCTCAGGTTAAAACGCCATGACCGGAACTCCATGCTGAGGCCGTCCGTGCGGTCTGTTGAAACAGCATCCCTGCGGTAGTGCTCCTCTATGGTTCTGATCGCGCCTTCAGGATCGGACAGCGTTCTGTTGATCTCGCCGCTTGCAGGGAACATCGCCATCCGCTCACTGACGAGTGCCGAGAGGGATCTTTCTGTTCTGCATATGATCCCGGCAACAAGGAGCCAGGGTATCATGCCGCTGTCGCAGTATGCAAAGTCCCTGAAATAGTGATGGGCCGACATCTCACCGCCGTACACCGCATCTTCGGCGCGCATCCGTTCCTTGATAAAGGCATGCCCGGTTTTGGACAGCATTGGGATGCCGCCGGCCTTTTTCACGATATCGATTGTGTTCCAGGTCAGCCGGGGATCGTGAATGATCCGCGCTCCCGGGTGTGCTGCAAGCAATGCCCGGGCAAGGAGCCCGACAAGGTAATAGCCCTCGATGAACCTGCCTTTTTCATCAAAGAAGAAGCAGCGGTCAAAGTCACCGTCCCAGGCAATGCCGATATCTGCACTATGAGCCTTCACTGCCTCGGCTGTTGCTGCCCGGTTCTCAGGCAGGAGCGGATTGGGAATGCCGTTGGGGAATCTGCCGTCAGGTTCGTGCTGCACCTTGATGAAGCTGAAAGGGAGATGCTTTTCCAGGAGATCAATGACAGGGCCTGCAGATCCGTTGCCCGGGTTCACCACGATCCGCAGAGGTCTCAATACCTTTTTATCTGCATAACCGAGCAGATGGTCAATATAGTCGCTGCGGTGAGCAAGGGGATAGACGCTGCCTTTGCCGGGCGCTGCAGTGAATTTGTTCTGCTCCGCCAATTCCCTGATCTCACGGAGGCCGGTATCGTTGCTCACCGGCTTTGCTGCGTCCCGCACAAGTTTCATGCCGTTATAGTCAGCAGGATTATGGCTGGCAGTCACCATGATGCCGCCGTCCATCCTGAACCGGAACGTGCTGAAGTAAACCTCTTCTGTGCCGCAGACCCCGATATCATGAACATCATTGCCTGAGTCAAGCAGACCCTTTGTGAGGGCTGCGGTCAGGGATGCACTCGACAGCCTGATGTCCCGTCCTATGACCACACGCCTTGTCTTCAGAAATTCGGCATAGGCCCTGCCTATGCGATAGGCAATATCCTCATTCAGCTCATCCGGAACCCTTCCCCGTATATCGTATGCTTTAAAGCAGGTCAGCATCATAGAGATAGCAGGTTGAGGTTAAGGCTAAGGCTGAGGATAAAGCTGAGGATAAAGCTGAGAGAATTGAATGATGAGATTACGGAAAATGCCACTATAATAGCCTCCTATTTATACTCTTTCGCATGATTTCCGCTTTTGTTTTTCATAGCCTGAATCTTATCTTGTGTCCACTCTCAACCTTAACCTTGACCTTAGCCTCTCTTCTTTATTGACCTTCCGTACTCATCTTTGAACCGCACAATGTCATCCTCGCCAAGGTACGTGCCGGACTGCACTTCGATCAGCTCAAGGGGTATCCTGCCCGGGTTTTCCAGCCGGTGTTTTACGCCGAGGGGGATATAGGTTGACTCATTTTCTCCTACAGTCATCACGTCTTTGCCGCGTGTAACACGTGCTGTGCCCTTTACCACGATCCAGTGTTCAGCCCTGTGCCTATGCTTCTGAAGCGAAAGGCGCGCCCCGGGGTTAACGGTGATGCGCTTCACCTGGAAACGGTCAGCGCTGTCAATGCACTCGTATGTTCCCCAGGGCCTGTTCACCCTGAGATGCAGCAGAGCCTCATCGCGTTTCTGTTTTTTGAGCTCTTCGACGATATGCTTCACCTTCTGGGCCTCGTCCTTATGCGTGACGAGCACGGCATCAGAGGTCTCGACGATAATGCAGTCTTTCATGCCGATAGCGGCCACAAGCCTTTCGCCCGCATATATGAACGAGTTTTTCAGATCATGAGCTATCACATCACCGGAAAAGGCATTGCCCTGCCTGTCCTTTGGCAGCACTTCCCATAACGATGCCCAGGAGCCCACATCACTCCACCCTGCGTCAAGAGGGATCACGACAGCAGACTCTGTCTTTTCCATAACCGCATAGTCGATCGAATCACCGGGACATTTTGAAAAGGCTTTTTTGTCCAGCCTCAGGAAATCAAGGTCTTTCACTGAATGCTTCAAGGCCTTTTCAGCTGCCCTGAGCATTTCAGGGGCGTGGCGTTTCAGCTCCTTCAGATATGCAGATGCCCTGAACATGAACATGCCGCTGTTCCAGAGATAGTTGCCTGACTGCACGAAAGACTTTGCCTTTGCAGGCGAGGGCTTTTCTTCAAAACGGGCAACTTGAAAGACAGTAATGGGTGATGAGTGATGGGTGAAGCGTGAGGCGTGAATCGTAAATCGTGAATCGTGATGAGTGCTTCTTTGCCTTCAACCTTTCGCCTTTTGCCCTTAACCTCAACCTTAGCCTTAACCTGTATTTCCTTGCCTTTTTTTATATACCCGTATCCGGTCTCAGGAGATCCCGGCTCAATACCGAAGGTGATAAGTTTTCCCTCTATCGCATAGTTCACGCCTTCTGCAACAGCAGCCCGGAACGCTGCCGTATCCCTGATAACATGATCAGCCGGGAGGACGAGGAGCAGGGGATCTTTCCCTATTGACAAGGCATGAAGCGCAGCAACAGCAACAGCAGGTGCAGTGTTCCTGCCGACAGGCTCGAGTATAAGGGCTGACGGTGCAGCATTGATCTGCTGCAGCTGCTCAGCGATCATGAAACGGTGGTTTTCATTGGCAACGATGAGCGGCTTAGTGATATCAGGGATGCCTGACAGCCTTGCTATTGTTGCCTGCAGCATGGTGCTTTTTCCGACAAGAGGCAGAAGCTGCTTTGGATAGAGCTCCCGGGAAAGCGGCCAGAGCCGTGTGCCGGACCCGCCGGAAAGGATAACAGGGACTATCATTTAGACACCTTGCAGATGTGTAGAAGCGTAGAAGTGTTAATGCGTCTTTCTGTTTTGCTGTTTATCAGCATCTGGTTTTCCTGCCTTTGCTTAAATTGCCGGTTCGCATTCACGCCTGTCCGCTTTCACGCTTTATAGCTTGCCAGCTTGTAAGCTATTAACGTACCATTCATACGTTTTTCTGATGCCGTCTTCAAGAGCTGTTTTTGGTTCCCAGCCGAGCGCCTTGAGCCTCGATATATCAAGGAGCTTCCTTGGCGTGCCGTCCGGCCTGGTTCTGTCCCATACTATTGCCCCTTCAAAACCGACTATCTTTCTTATCATCTCAGCAAGGTCTTTGATGGTCAGGTCAGAACCTGTGCCCACATTCACGAATTCTCCGATCTGCGCTGCATTGTACCGCTCCATAAGAAAAACGCAGGCGTCGGCAAGGTCGTCAACATGCAGGAACTCGCGGCAGGGCGAGCCTGTGCCCCAGAGCGTTACGGCAGAAGAATCGCAGGCCGAGGTCGAGGTTAAGGTTGAGGAAACAGGCACAGCCTCTTCACTGGTGTCTGCCATCATTTCCTTGCTCTTCATCTTAACCTCAGCCTTAACCTTGACCTTTTCTTTATCCTGCCTTTTTTTCGCTTCATGGAACTTTCTTATCATTGCCGGCAGCACATGGGAGTTCTGAAGATCGAAATTATCATGGGGTCCGTACAGGTTTGTCGGCATGACAGAGATAAAGTTCGTGCCATACTGCTCGTTATAGTATAGGCAGAGCTTGATCGCTGCGATCTTCGCAACTGCATAGGGTTCATTCGTCGGTTCGAGGGTCCCGGTGAGAAGGTGCTCCTCTTTCATCGGCTGGGGCGCGAGCTTCGGATAGATGCAGGACGAGCCGAGGTTAAGCAGTTTTTTTGCATTGAACCTGTATGCCGCGTGGATCACGTTCGACGCGATCATGATATTTTCGTAGATAAAATCAGCCTTATACGTGCTGTTGGCCAGAATGCCGCCGACCTTTGCTGCTGCCAGAAAAATATATTCAGGCTGCTCTTTTTCAAAAAAGGCCTCAACATCAGCCTGCCGGGTGAGATCGAGCCTGATGAACGTGACTCGTGATTCGTAATTCGTGACAGGTTCTTTGCTGAAGCAGTTCGCGATGATATTTTCATATCCGGCTGCAAGCAGCCGTTTAATGATCGCTGTGCCCACCATGCCGGTCCCCCCGGCTACGAAGATCTTAGATGTAGGATTCATTGGCTCCAGTATGCACAATGCAGTAAGCAGTAAGCAGATTTACATCATAAAAACAGAAAGAATCATGCAATATATCGATCATAATGTAAGAACACGCGCTATCTTTTGCAGAACTTTTCATGTTTGTCAATCATACCAAAAAGCATTCGATTAAGTTCGTCATATCTGGATTTAAGCTCTTTGTGAACTTCTGGTGTAAGATATCCGGCATCTTTTGACATGTCAATCCAGACCTCTGTTTCGCCTGCTTCTCCTGCCGAATCCACAACCTTGCTAACGAACATTTTGGGGTATAGTCGTTTCTTCCATGCTTCGGCCAGGTTAGCAGGAACACTTCTTGACGATCTTCGTATCTGGTCAGTGAGCGAATATCTTTCTTCTTTTGGAAAGGTTTTCGTAATCTCAAAAATATCCATGGCTAAGGCATATGCCATCTGATAAGCTTTCAGATCCTTATATCCGTTATATATCATCTAATCTTTTCTGTCATGCGCTTTCTATTTTGTTTTCTCGCCACTTTCCTTTTGTAGTATGAGAGCTTACTGGTTACTACCTACTGCCTACTACCCACTGCCCACTGTCTACTCTGTCTATTTATCTTCACTCATGGTATCTCATGATCTTAAAGCCTTTGCCTTTGCAGAACTGGTCCTTTTCAGCCTCTTTCAGGTCTTCGCATACCATTTCTGAAACGAGCTGCTTAAACGTGATCTCGGGTTTCCAGCCCAGTTTCTTCCTGGCCTTTGAAGCATCTCCCAGCAGGGTCTCAACCTCGGTCGGCCTGAAATACCGCGGATCTATCTCCACCACAACGTCTCCCGGCTGAAGGCCGTGATGGGTGATGAGTGATGGGTGATGAGTATCTGAGCGGTCTTTACTGCCTACTGCCTTCTGCTTACTGCTTACTTTACTTACGATGCCCTTTTCTTTTACTCCCTTGCCTGTCCAGGTTATACCGATGCCGACCTCTTTGAATGCAAGCTCGACAAAATTCCGAACTGAATACTGCCTGCCTGTTGCAATCACATAGTCATCCGGCTGTTTCTGCTGCAGCACGAGCCACATGGCCTTTACATAGTCTTTTGCATGGCCCCAGTCCCTTTTTGCATCGATATTGCCGAGATAGATCTTTTTCTGAAGGCCGAGACAGATGCGGGCAACTGCCCGGGTGATCTTTCTGGTCACGAAGGTCTCGCCCCGGACCGGCGATTCATGGTTAAAGAGAATGCCATTACTTGCGTGCATGGCGTATGCCTCGCGGTAATTCACCGTGATCCAGTATGAATAGAGCTTGGCAACCGCGTACGGGCTTCGCGGATAAAAGGGCGTTGTCTCTTTCTGGGGCGTCTCCTGAACCTTGCCGTACAGTTCGCTTGTGGAGGCCTGATAGAACTTCACCTTTTTCGTCATGGTTAAAATGCGCAGGGCTTCAAGGAGTCTGAGCGTGCCGAGCGCATCGGCATTTGCCGTATATTCAGGCGTTTCAAACGACACATGCACATGCGACTGGGCAGCAAGGTTGTATATCTCGTCCGGCTGTGTCTCCTGAATGATGCGAATGAGGTTGGTCGAATCAGTAAGGTCGCCGTAATGAAGTTTGAACCCGGTTTTCTTTTCGTGGGGGTCCTGATAGAGGTGGTCGATCCTCTGCGTGTTGAAGAGCGACGAACGGCGCTTGATGCCGTGGACCATGTATCCCTTGTTCAGGAGGAGTTCGGCCAGATATGCCCCGTCCTGCCCGGTGATCCCTGTAATGAGTGCGGTCTTCTGTTTCATCGGTTTCCCCTTTAAGGCTGCGTATATACTGACGGATATTATACTTTGAGCGGATATGAATCGTCACGCTTCATGGCAAAGGCAGAGATGAAGATGGCCAAGGGTTATGGCTACAGGGATGAGGCAGGCTATAGGCTTATGGCTAAAGGTAGCAGCCCTTCTCCGTATGTACTCAGCACTCTTCACGAATTACGCTTTACGCTTCACGGCCTTTCCCTGCTTTGGGGCCTTTATCACGCCTTTATGATCTTCTTATTTACAATCCCGGCCTTATGAAAGGCATTTCGCGTATCAATGATGCAGGCAGCATAGCGTGCGATGAACGGATAGTCGTACGCAGAGTGGTCGGTCAGAAGCAGCACAATATCAGCTTTTTTCAGCGCTGCAGGCGTCAGTTTTTTCGATTTCATATCAATATCAGGATAGTGGCGGTGTCCTCTGCATAGGGGGACCAGGGGATCGTTATATTCCACTCTGGCGCCCTTTTCCTTCAGAAGCTGCATAATGCGCAGGGACGGTGACTCCCTCTGATCGTCTATATCCTTCTTGTACGCAACCCCCAGGACCAATATCCCGGCCTTGTTGATGCTCTTTCCTTTTTGGTTCAGGGTCTCGATCGTCTTCTGCACCACATAATACGGCATGCTGGTATTGATCTCGCCTGCCAATTCGATGAAGCGTGTTGAGAAATCATACTCCCGGGCCTTCCAGGTGAGATAAAAAGGATCGATCGGTATGCAGTGGCCGCCAAGGCCGGGGCCGGGGTAGAAGGCCTGGAACCCGAATGGCTTTGTTTTTGCCGCCTCGATCACCTCCCAGATGTCGATATCCATCTTGTCAAAGAGCATCTTCATCTCATTTACCAGGGCGATATTGACCGAGCGGTAGATATTTTCGAGAAGCTTTGCCGCCTCTGCGACCTTTGGCGATGAGACGGGAACTGTCTTTGTAACAACCTTGTCATACAGGGCCTTTGCAGCCCTGAGGCATTGCGTTGAATAGCCGCCGACCACCTTCGGGATGGTTGAGGTCGAAAAGTCCCTGTTGTTGGGGTCTTCGCGCTCAGGGGAAAAGGCGAGATAGAAATCCTTCCCGGCCTTCAGTCCTTTTTCTTCAAGTATGCGCCGCAGGTCCTCATCCGTGGTGCCGGGATAGGTGGTCGATTCCAGAACCACAAGCTGGCCTTTTCTGAGATGCCGGGCTATGGCGCGGCCGGTGTTAAAGACATAGGTCATGTCAGGTTCGCGATTTTTGTTCAGCGGCGTAGGAACGCAGATGATAATGCAGTCCATGTTCGACAACCGGGCAAAATCGGTTGTCGGCTGGAAAGCTGAGGAGCTTGCAGGCTGGCCGGCCCTCGTATCCTTTCTGCAGATAGCTGCAATAGTTTCACTCGGGATATGTTTTATATAGCTCCTGCCCTTGTTCAGAAGATCGATCTTTTTCTGATCTATATCAAACCCGGTGACCTTAAATCCGGCCCTGCAGAACTCGATAATGAGCGGCAGGCCGACATACCCGAGCCCGATAACGCCTATCCGAGCCTTGTTATTCTTTATCTTATCCAGAAGTTCCATGCATTACCCCCGTTGAAATGCTGACAATTTGATCTATAGATCGCTTTTCGATTCTAATGCCTTCAATCTTGTCGAAGTCCCGCGCATTTGCAGTGACAATGGTGTAATCCATGGAAAGCGCAGTTGCCGCTATGATGAGGTCGTGGGCTCCAACACGTACGCCCTTTTTTGCCAACGTTGCCCAGAGCCGCGCATAGATGCGAGCTACTGCGGTGTCGAAAGGAAATGCCGGGAAAAGTTCTATGACCTTTTCAACGAATGCCAGCCTTTTTGTCTTGCGTGATTCGGTGTCTGCGCGTTCAACCCCATGCAGAAGCCCGGCAACGGTAACAACGCTTATGCCAAAAGGTTCATCTTCACGACCGCGAACAAGCGTATCTATATCGTCCGCGTTGCGTTCAAGCGAGATGATCTCGCTGGTGTCGAAGATCACTCCCATGAGCTGCTATCAGGCATTGCAGGTTGATCATGGCACAGGTCATTAATATCGCGCGCAAACTGCAGACTATCGTCGCCGAGGCGGGGAAGATTCTTAATGAGAAGCCGAAGCTCGCCCATGGTCCGAAGAGTTCCTATTGATTCAACAGGCACGATCGCAGCCGTCGGTTTGCCCCCCCTCATCACGGTAAAGGAATCTCTTTTATATTTTACAGAGTTCAGTATATCCGAGAACTCACGCGCAGCATCTGTTGCATTAATCGTTTTTATCATACAAATATCCTCTCTGATAATCTGATTATAATATTATCATATATTAATCTACTATGGGCCATTCATCCTGTCAATATTACTCGACCAAAGAGTAATATTGCTCAATGAGATGAGTAACTGTGCAGGTCATATGCAAGCCCTTGGTCTCATGTCTTTTCATACAAGTAATGAATAGTTATCAAGAATAGATCAGTCTCAATAACTTGTCAGATCATCATATCCCGAACGCTCCCCATACGCGATGGGTCGATTTTTCGGCAAAGCTATCGAAGGTGATGACATCCACCGAAATAGAGGGATTTCGTTCCCGGAAGCCGGCATA
The sequence above is drawn from the Nitrospirota bacterium genome and encodes:
- a CDS encoding mannose-1-phosphate guanylyltransferase/mannose-6-phosphate isomerase; translated protein: MQSGNYLWNSGMFMFRASAYLKELKRHAPEMLRAAEKALKHSVKDLDFLRLDKKAFSKCPGDSIDYAVMEKTESAVVIPLDAGWSDVGSWASLWEVLPKDRQGNAFSGDVIAHDLKNSFIYAGERLVAAIGMKDCIIVETSDAVLVTHKDEAQKVKHIVEELKKQKRDEALLHLRVNRPWGTYECIDSADRFQVKRITVNPGARLSLQKHRHRAEHWIVVKGTARVTRGKDVMTVGENESTYIPLGVKHRLENPGRIPLELIEVQSGTYLGEDDIVRFKDEYGRSIKKRG
- a CDS encoding NTP transferase domain-containing protein; the encoded protein is MIVPVILSGGSGTRLWPLSRELYPKQLLPLVGKSTMLQATIARLSGIPDITKPLIVANENHRFMIAEQLQQINAAPSALILEPVGRNTAPAVAVAALHALSIGKDPLLLVLPADHVIRDTAAFRAAVAEGVNYAIEGKLITFGIEPGSPETGYGYIKKGKEIQVKAKVEVKGKRRKVEGKEALITIHDLRFTPHASPITHHPLLSFKLPVLKKSPRLQRQSLSCSQATISGTAACSCSGHLHI
- a CDS encoding GDP-L-fucose synthase: MNPTSKIFVAGGTGMVGTAIIKRLLAAGYENIIANCFSKEPVTNYESRVTFIRLDLTRQADVEAFFEKEQPEYIFLAAAKVGGILANSTYKADFIYENIMIASNVIHAAYRFNAKKLLNLGSSCIYPKLAPQPMKEEHLLTGTLEPTNEPYAVAKIAAIKLCLYYNEQYGTNFISVMPTNLYGPHDNFDLQNSHVLPAMIRKFHEAKKRQDKEKVKVKAEVKMKSKEMMADTSEEAVPVSSTLTSTSACDSSAVTLWGTGSPCREFLHVDDLADACVFLMERYNAAQIGEFVNVGTGSDLTIKDLAEMIRKIVGFEGAIVWDRTRPDGTPRKLLDISRLKALGWEPKTALEDGIRKTYEWYVNSLQAGKL
- a CDS encoding four helix bundle protein, giving the protein MIYNGYKDLKAYQMAYALAMDIFEITKTFPKEERYSLTDQIRRSSRSVPANLAEAWKKRLYPKMFVSKVVDSAGEAGETEVWIDMSKDAGYLTPEVHKELKSRYDELNRMLFGMIDKHEKFCKR
- the gmd gene encoding GDP-mannose 4,6-dehydratase; amino-acid sequence: MKQKTALITGITGQDGAYLAELLLNKGYMVHGIKRRSSLFNTQRIDHLYQDPHEKKTGFKLHYGDLTDSTNLIRIIQETQPDEIYNLAAQSHVHVSFETPEYTANADALGTLRLLEALRILTMTKKVKFYQASTSELYGKVQETPQKETTPFYPRSPYAVAKLYSYWITVNYREAYAMHASNGILFNHESPVRGETFVTRKITRAVARICLGLQKKIYLGNIDAKRDWGHAKDYVKAMWLVLQQKQPDDYVIATGRQYSVRNFVELAFKEVGIGITWTGKGVKEKGIVSKVSSKQKAVGSKDRSDTHHPSLITHHGLQPGDVVVEIDPRYFRPTEVETLLGDASKARKKLGWKPEITFKQLVSEMVCEDLKEAEKDQFCKGKGFKIMRYHE
- a CDS encoding nucleotide sugar dehydrogenase; the encoded protein is MELLDKIKNNKARIGVIGLGYVGLPLIIEFCRAGFKVTGFDIDQKKIDLLNKGRSYIKHIPSETIAAICRKDTRAGQPASSSAFQPTTDFARLSNMDCIIICVPTPLNKNREPDMTYVFNTGRAIARHLRKGQLVVLESTTYPGTTDEDLRRILEEKGLKAGKDFYLAFSPEREDPNNRDFSTSTIPKVVGGYSTQCLRAAKALYDKVVTKTVPVSSPKVAEAAKLLENIYRSVNIALVNEMKMLFDKMDIDIWEVIEAAKTKPFGFQAFYPGPGLGGHCIPIDPFYLTWKAREYDFSTRFIELAGEINTSMPYYVVQKTIETLNQKGKSINKAGILVLGVAYKKDIDDQRESPSLRIMQLLKEKGARVEYNDPLVPLCRGHRHYPDIDMKSKKLTPAALKKADIVLLLTDHSAYDYPFIARYAACIIDTRNAFHKAGIVNKKIIKA